The following coding sequences lie in one Spea bombifrons isolate aSpeBom1 chromosome 5, aSpeBom1.2.pri, whole genome shotgun sequence genomic window:
- the ST8SIA6 gene encoding alpha-2,8-sialyltransferase 8F — MWIHSMKKTVLLGLGSSLLLVFITVWLSIGDSPRYRPANATSRAGLLKPEVNQIISSLNGYTANTSFCRDLQDRLLSVSLRKRYSEDYYIQAVNEVQNCTWQKRPQEYTKFRLYLSSCCNAVNNFIVSQNNTSLGSNITYEVETKKNILIAQEVYRMLPKSQPFAGIPFRQCAVVGNGGMLKNSRCGAEIDQADFVFRCNLPPVWGNATTDVGNKTDLVTVNPSIIALKYGKLNEMKTAFLKDLTKYGHSFLLLPAFSYSSNTAISFEVHRILKKYQAKQRAVFFHPNYLKSLAQFWRGRGVRAYRLSTGFMITSAAIELCEEVKLYGFWPFSKNLDGKPISHHYYDNQLPKPGFHAMPKEFYQVLQLHYKGVLKLQVGECEKR; from the exons ATGTGGATCCACAGCATGAAGAAGACCGTCCTGCTCGGGCTCGGGAGCAGCCTGCTGCTCGTCTTCATCACCGTCTGGCTCAGCATCGGGGACTCCCCCCGTTACAG GCCTGCTAATGCGACAAGTAGAGCGGGGCTGCTAAAGCCAGAAGTGAACCAAAT AATATCTTCACTAAACGGCTATACAGCAAATACGTCATTCTGCAGAGATCTACAAGATCGTCTTTTGTCAGTCTCTTTGAGGAAAAG GTACTCAGAAGACTATTACATCCAGGCTGTTAATGAAGTTCAGAATTGTACCTGGCAAAAAAGACCCCAGGAATATACAAAATTCAG ATTATATTTATCCTCATGCTGTAACGCCGTTAATAACTTCATCGTGTCTCAAAACAATACCTCGCTGGGAAGCAACATCACGTATGAAGTGGAGACTaagaagaacattttaattgCACAGGAAGTTTACAGAATGCTTCCTAAG TCACAACCCTTCGCAGGAATCCCGTTCAGGCAATGTGCGGTGGTTGGAAATGGAGGAATGCTCAAAAACAGTAGGTGCGGAGCTGAAATTGACCAGGCTGACTTTGTCTTCAG ATGCAATCTCCCGCCCGTCTGGGGTAATGCAACTACTGATGTTGGAAACAAGACAGATCTTGTAACGGTTAATCCAAGTATTATAGCACTGAA ATATGGAAAACTCAACGAGATGAAAACCGCTTTCCTAAAGGACCTTACTAAATACGGCCATTCGTTTCTTTTGCTGCCGGCTTTTTCATACAGCAGCAACACGGCTATTTCCTTTGAGGTCCATCGTATATTAAAGAAATACCAGGCAAAACAGAGAGCTGTATTTTTTCATCCCAACTATCTTAAGAGCCTTGCACAGTTCTGGAGAGGGAGAGGCGTGAGGGCGTACCGGCTCTCCACCGGATTCATGATCACCAGTGCGGCAATAGAATTATGCGAAGAGGTCAAACTGTACGGCTTCTGGCCCTTCTCCAAGAACTTGGACGGAAAACCGATTAGCCATCATTACTATGACAACCAGCTGCCAAAGCCTGGCTTTCATGCCATGCCCAAAGAATTTTATCAGGTCCTACAACTACATTACAAAGGGGTCCTCAAACTTCAGGTTGGTGAATGTGAAAAGAGATGA